In Nitrospirota bacterium, the DNA window GTCATCACCTCCATCCATGGGCAATCTTCGGATATTGCACTCGGGGTGGATATCGGAGGAGCCGGCGACCAGGGGCTTATGTTCGGATATGCCTGTTCAGAAACAGAGGAGCTGATGCCGTTGCCGATCCTGCTTGCGCACAAGCTTTCCATGAAACTTTCCGAGGTCAGAAAAACAGACGTTCTCGGCTATCTGAGGCCGGACGGCAAGACACAGGTGACCGTCGAGTACAGGAACGGAAAACCCCTGCGGGTCGACAGTATTGTCGTTTCCACCCAGCACAGTCCTGAGGTAACCCTGAAGGAAATTAAGGAAGATGTTGTTGAGAAAGTAATCAAACCTACTGTTCCTCCGGAACTCCTTGATGAGGAACGCATCAAATATTTTGTGAACCCAACCGGAAGGTTTGTGATCGGCGGGCCGATGGGCGATACTGGCCTGACCGGAAGAAAGATTATCGTTGACAGCTACGGCGGTGTAGGAAGCCACGGAGGAGGGTGTTTCTCGGGAAAGGATCCTTCAAAAGTCGACAGGTCAGGCTCTTACATGGCCAGATACATAGCGAAAAATATCGTTGCTGCCGGGATAGCGGAAAGGGTGCAGGTTCAGATCGCATACGCGATAGGCGTGCCGGAGCCGGTGTCTGTACTGGCCGAAACATACGGCACAGGAAAGATACCTCAGGAGAAAATAGTAGACCTTATCCGGAAGCATTTCAATCTCACGCCGCAGGGAATGATAGATACCCTTAATCTCAGAAGACCAATCTTTAAAAAGACCGCGGCCTATGGCCATTTCGGAAGGAATGATCCGGATTTTACCTGGGAGACTACCGATAAGGCTGATACGTTAAGGAAAGAAGCAGGACTATAACAACAGGCAGAGGGAAAGGCAAAGAGAGGAGAAATGTTTCATGAATATGCCTCCTCTTATCCCACTCCCCGCACCTAATTGCATTGGAGGATGAATGGTAAAGCACGATGTTAAGGATATTGCATTTGCGAAGAAAGGGAAACTCAGGATTGAATGGGCTGCCCAGGAAATGCCGGTGCTCAAGAGTATCGCGGAACGCTTCGGGAAAGAAAAACCCCTGAAAGGACTCAGGTTATCAGCCTGCCTGCATGTTACCACTGAAACGGCGAATCTCATGGAGACACTGAAAGCAGGAGGTGCAGAGGTAGCCCTTTGTGCGTCCAACCCGTTAAGCACACAGGACGATGTTGCGGCCTCTCTGGTGAAATTTTCACATATCCCTGTTTTTGCCGTGAAGGGGGAAAACAATAAGACCTATTACAAGCACATCAGCGATGCGCTTTCATTTGCGCCGCATATTACCATGGACGATGGTGCTGACCTTGTCTCTACGCTCCACAAGTCAAGAAAGGATCTGCTCAAGGGGATTATTGCCGGGACTGAAGAGACGACCACAGGAGTCATTCGCCTTAAGGCGATGGCAGAAAAAGGGGTATTGAAATACCCGATCATTGCCGTGAATGATGCATATACCAAATATATGTTTGATAACCGGTATGGTACCGGACAGAGCACGATCGACGGGATAATGAGGGCAACGAACAGGCTGCTGGCCGGCGCTGTCTTTGTGGTATCCGGGTATGGATGGTGTGGAAAAGGGATTGCAATGAGGGCAAAGGGTATGGGTGCCCGGGTTATTATCACTGAAACAAATCCCCTGAGGGCGCTCGAGGCAACAATGGACGGATTCGAAATGATGCCTGTGAAGGAAGCCGCGAAAATAGGGGATATCTTCGTAACTGCAACCGGCGATATCGATGTTATTTCGAAGGAATGTTTCTCTGTCATGAAAAACGGTGCAATCCTCAGCAACTCGGGGCACTTCAATGTTGAAATATCCATTCATGAGCTTAAGAAAATGTCAAAGAAGAGACGCATGATAAGGGAATTTGTCGAGGAATTCACCCTGAAAAACAACCGGAAAATTTATCTGCTCGGCGAGGGGAGGCTTATCAACCTTGCTTCTGCAGAAGGGCATCCCTCTTCTGTGATGGATATGAGTTTTGCAAACCAGGCTCTCTGCGCCGAGTATATTGCGAGGAATTATCCCAAACTGGCAAAGAAGGTATACAGTGTCCCTGAAGAGATTGATAAAAAGATCGCATTACTGAAGCTGAGGGCGATGGGAATTAAGATAGATACCTTAACCCCGGGCCAGCAACACTACCTTGAAAGCTGGGAGATGGGGACATAAGTAAGTGCACAGGAGACCGGAAGTGCGCAAAATTTTTTATGCGGATTCGATATCTCTAATAATATGATTGTATTCCAGGCATGAAAGGCAAAATAGTCTCAGTCAATATCAGTGACAGGAAAGGGGTCAGGAAGAGACCGGTTAAGGGAGCAATGATAAAAAAAGACTTTGGCATCGAAGGCGATGCCCATGCGTCTTCAGAATGGCACAGGCAGGTAAGCCTTCTGGCCATGGAAAGCATCAGGAAGATGCAGGCACTCGGGCTGAAAGTCAACCCGGGTGATTTTGCAGAGAATATCACGACAGAAGGGATTGACCTGCTGAAACTCCCGATCGGTACCAAAATGACAATCGGTAAACAGATAGAGGTTGAGGTGAGCCAGATAGGCAAGAAATGCCATACCCGGTGTGAGATATACAAGAAGGCCGGTGATTGTGTCATGCCAAAGGAAGGGATATTTGTGAAAGTGCTCAGGGGGGGGAAGGTCAGGGAAGGAGACGAAATAATAATACGCAGCACACAATAAACAGTCAGAACGACTCAGGACAAATGATAACAGTTGCGGTCTTAACGATAAGCGATAAGGGGGCAAGGGGCGAAAGAGAAGATCTCAGCGGCCCCTCTATTCAGGATATGCTCAAAGGCATTAAGGCTGAGGTCAGATACGCTGAAATTCTGCCTGATGAAAAGGAACTCATCAAGAAAAAGCTTCTCCACTACAGCAAGGAGGTTGATCTGATATTCACTACAGGCGGGACAGGCCTTTCTCCCAGAGATGTCACACCGGAAGCGACTCTCGAGGTCATTGAGAAAGAAGTCCCCGGGATTGCCGAAGCCATGAGGACAGAAGGCTTGAAAAAGACACGCAGGGCGATGCTCTCAAGGGCAGTGGCTGGCGTGAGGGGAACATCCTTAATCATCAATCTCCCGGGAAGTCCCCGGGCGGTTCAGGAAAGCCTGACAGCGATCATTGATGTTATCCCGCATGCACTTGAGAAGCTCAAGGGAGATCCTTCGGAATGCGGTACTCCGTAAGAGAAGCAATATACATGCGGCACGTTGCCTTTTCCCTGTGCCAAGGCAGCGTAAGGATACCGCGTTACAGAAAAAAAATTCTCAATGAATGATATCTCCTTCACCCTTGCCTTTCTCGCAGGTATTCTCTCATTCCTGTCGCCCTGCGTTCTGCCACTGATTCCTTCATATGTGTCATTTATTACCGGTATTTCATTCACAGACCTCACTGTTGGGAGCGACAGAAAAAGAATCAGATATGTAACAATGACAAATTCGGCTGCGTTCATCGCCGGGTTTTCGACAGTATTCATTGCGCTTGGCATATCCTCGTCTGCGATAGGTCAGTTTCTCTTCATGTACCTGGACTTCCTCAGGATAATCGGAGGGGCACTCATTATTGTCTTTGGTCTTTTTATTGCGGGATTCCTGAAAATCGGCTTTTTCCTGCCGGAAAAGAAGATCCGCCTGAGCGGAAAACCTGCCGGATATATCGGAACATTTCTGGTCGGGATGACCTTTGCTGCAGGATGGAGTCCCTGTATAGGACCGATACTCGGAACAATCCTTGTGTATGCCGGTTCCAAGGGGTCTGCTCTTTACGGGGTCCAGCTGCTTGCGGTGTACTCGCTCGGCCTCGCATTGCCGTTTTTCATCTCAGCTGTCGCCATGAATATGTTTCTCAGCTATTCATCCAGAATTGCAAAACACATGCGGGTGATAATGGTTATCAGTGGTCTGCTGCTGATCATCTTCGGCATAATGCTGCTGACCGATCAGATACGTGTCATCGGAAGGCTCTTCCCGGATCTCGGGATCAAATTGTAATCTGCATTCTTTGCAGGAAACCCTGAACGCGGTTATGGAGAAAAGTTCTGTTTGTCTTGGAGTGCGTCTGTCCTGGCAGATCCGGTTTCAGGGAGTTCCCTGTTTGATTCTTTATAGAGTAAATAGATCGCCTCGCTCAGCAGCCGCTCAGGATACCTTAAGGTTGCCTTAATGACGTCTGTCAGCGGATAATCGATATAATAACCGTCGGTATATACGATCCTGGTAAAGCGCCGTTTCAGGAGGAACCGCCGCAATTTCCTCCCATCTTTGTCGGTAAATGGAATAATAACGTGTTCTCCATCTTCCTCAAGACCATATTGTCTGATTAATTCATCGATTTCTTCCATGCATGCGCTCTCACCGGCGCTCCCGTAAAATCCATGAATGATATCAGTCAGGATAACGGGTATTCTTCATTGTATTAAGGTGTCGCGATTACAGTGGACTGCTAATACAAGCCGATAGCTTCCCGCACTATCCGCATCGTCTCTGCAGCAGCTTTTCCTGCCTTTTCAGTTCCCCTGTGCACCACATCCAACAGTCTGTCAGGAGTATTCAAGAGTTCATCCCGTTTTGCCCAGATCGGCTCCATGACTCTGAAAACATTTTTGATCAGGATTTTCTTGCAATCAATACAGCCGATGCCTGCGGTTCTGCATCCGGAGGCAACTTCCTCACACTCTTCGAGGGATGAAAACACCTTATGAAGCTGATAAACCGGAGACAGGTCAGGATTTCCCGGGTCCGTCTTTTTTACCCGTGCGGGATCGGTGACCATCGTCCTTATCTTCTGTTCAACTTCTTTCGGGCTGTCAGAGAGATAGATCGCATTGTCATAGCTTTTCGACATCTTCCGTCCATCGGTTCCCGGGACCTTCGGAAACTCGGTGAGCAGGGCTTCTGGTTCAGGAAAGATTTCTTTGTAAAGATTATTGAAACGCCGCGCGATTTCACGGCTAATCTCCAGATGGGGTACCTGGTCAATGCCGACAGGGACGTACTTTGCCCTGTATATGATGATATCCGCCGTCTGGAGGAGAGGGTATCCCAGGAATCCGTAGGTCGAAAGATCTTTATCTTTCAGTTCCTGCTGCTTCTCCTTATAGGTAGGTACCCTCTCAAGCCAGCCGACAGGGGTGATCATTGAGAGAAGCAGATGAAGCTCTGCATGTTCAAGAACTCTCGACTGAATGAATATCGTGCATTTGTCAGGGTCCAGGCCGACCGCCAGAAAATTTACGAGCAGATCTTTTGTAGACTCTTTTATGGAAGACGGATCTGCATATCCGGTAGTAAGGGAATGCCAGTCTGCGACGAAATAATAACAGTCATACTGCTCCTGCAGTTTCACCCAATTGCTCAATGCTCCGACGAGATTTCCCAGGTGCACTCTGCCGCTGGATTGCATCCCGCTCAAAACCCGGTACTTCTTCATTCACCACCTCGCGAAAATAGGATATGCTGCGCTTTAGAACAACTGTAACAACCGCAGGAAAAGATTTACCAGCGGTAAGACGAAATAGTTTGTCAGTCCTGTCATGATCATAAAAATGACAATGATAAATCCGAAAGGCTCGATCTTGCTGAATGAAACAGCCTGTTTATACGGCAAAAACCCTATGAGCACGCGGCCACCATCCAGAGGAGGGATAGGAATCATGTTGAAGGCAGCAAGTACCACATTAATTATTATGCTCGACCGGAAAATCATTATTAAAGGAGTCATGACGCTTGAACTGATGGCATCGGGCAGAATCAATGACATAGGAGCTAATATGAGCTTGAGAACAAACAGGCTTGCAATCGCCAGAAGGATATTGGTAACAGGACCTGCAGCTGCCGAAATCGCCATATCCCTCTTGGGATTCCTGAAATTCATCGGATTTATGGGGACGGGTTTTGCATATCCGAACACGAACTGACCATTGGTGAATATGATAAGCATCAAAGGCATCAGCACAGTGCCGATAGGATCGATATGTGCAAGGGGATTCAAGGTAAGCCTGCCCATCATCTTGGCGGTGGGATCTCCCAATTTGTTTGCCACGAATCCGTGCGAAAGCTCATGAAACACAATCGCTATCAGGATAGGAAATGCTGATATGATTATATGCCGCGCAATCTCTGAAAACTCCACGCTATTTGCCCTTTCTAGAGAGATTTGCCCTCTCCCTTGCTGCGAGTAACGCATGTATATGAGCAAGAGAAGGGAATCAGTCCTGGTCTTCTCTCTTCGTATTGTACCTCAATTCCCTTTCAATTTTCGCCTCAGTCCTTATCGGGTGACGCAGCCTGAGAATGATAAAGGGGCACCGGGGACTTGCATTGTATTGTCCTTTGGTATGCTGCGGACGAACCAAAACACAGAGGCAAATTCCAGATAGAAACTATACTTTGTATGAAAAACTATTGTCAAGATATGTATAAGCAGTATATAATGATATCGTACAGCATGACTGCGATAGTCATTATCCCTGCCCGTTATGACTCTACCCGTTTCCCGGGAAAACCCCTTTACCCCCTGAAAGGCCTGCCTGTCATACAGCATGTATACGAAAACGCGATGCGGGCCAGGCTTGCCAGTGAGGTACTTGTGGCAACCGACAGCGAAACCATCTTTGAACGCGTTCTTTCCTTTGGAGGCAAGGCAGTTATGACTGACAGAAAACATCCTTCCGGGACAGACAGGATTGCTGAAGTTGCCGCTGGACTGGACTATGATATAATTGTCAATGTACAGGGAGACGAACCGCTCATACGTCCTGAGATGATCAATGAAGTTATAACCCTCCTGAATGATGAAAAAGCCTCAATCGGAACACTCGTAAAAAAAATTGAAGACCCGGCGCAGATAACCGATCCGAATATTGTCAAAGTGGTCTTTGACAGCCGGAATTTCGCCATATACTTTTCAAGGGCACCGATACCTTTCTGCAGGGATGAATGGAAATCCCTTGATCATATCTCGATGGCCCGGTATCATGATAATGCGCATATTAAAGTTTTCAAGCATATAGGGATTTACAGTTACCGTCGTGAGGTGCTTCTTTCACTTGCCCGCATGGCTCCGACAGCACTCGAAAGCATAGAAAAGCTTGAACAGCTGAGGGCGCTCGAAAACGGGATGGCAATCAAGATCAAGGAAACATTCTTTGAAACTTATGGGGTAGATACTCCTGAAGACTTGGAAAGGGTAGAACAATGGCTAAATACATCTTTGTAACAGGCGGAGTCGTTTCCGCGCTCGGAAAAGGTATTGCAGCAGCTGCGACCGGCGCCCTCCTTGAGGCGAAAGGCCTGAAGGTCACGCTTCAGAAGCTGGATCCGTATATCAATGTTGACCCCGGCACATTGAGTCCTTTCCAGCATGGCGAGGTATTTGTGACCGACGATGGCGCTGAAACTGATCTTGATCTCGGCCATTACGAGCGCTTTACCTCGATACGCACCTCGCAGCTGAACAATTATACCACCGGCAAGATATATTACAACGTCATCACCAAGGAGAGGAGGGGCGATTATCTCGGGGAGACGGTTCAGGTAATTCCTCACCTAACGGATGAGATAAAACGTGCCATAAAATCGGCAAGCAACGGATACGATGTCGTTATTGTCGAGATAGGGGGGACTATCGGTGACATCGAAAGCCTCCCGTTCCTCGAAGCGATCAGGCAGTTCAGGTATGATGTCGGCAGGGAAAACGTGCTGTATATCCATCTTACCCTCATCCCCTACATCAAGACAGCGGGTGAAATCAAGACAAAGCCTACACAGCACAGTGTAAAGGAGTTCAGAGAGATAGGCATTCAGCCGGATATCGTATTGTGCAGGACAGAATGGCCGCTCCCCCCGGATGTGAAAAAGAAGATCGCGATTCACTGTAACCTTGAAGTAGATGCGGTCATTTCAGCAAAAGATGTGGATACGATATACGAAGTCCCGCTGGATTTTCATAATGAAGGTCTTGATTATCTTATATCCAGAAAGTTCAGTCTCAACCCGAGTGAGCCTGATCTCTCGCTCTGGAAGGATATCATAAGAAAGATAAAGGAACCAAAGCATGAGGTAACGATAGCAATAGTCGGGAAGTACACAGGGCTGAAGGATTCATACAAGAGCCTTATAGAGGCGCTTACCCACGGTGGTATTGCGAATGATACTCGTGTAAACCTGAAGTGGATAGATTCAGAAGAGATAGAAATACTCGGCCCTGAAAGGTATCTGTCGGATGCAGGCGGAATCCTTGTTCCGGGAGGATTCGGATACAGAGGCATCGAGGGCAAAGTTAAGGCCATAAATTATGCACGTGAAAAGAAAATGCCTTTTTTTGGTATTTGTCTCGGCATGCAGTGTGCGGTAATAGAGTTCGCCAGGAACGCGTGCGGTCTCCCTGCAAACAGCACAGAATTCGATCTGAATACGAAGGACCCGGTCATCTATCTCATGGAACGCTGGTATGACTTCAGAAAGGAGAGGGTTGAGGTCCGTTCGGAAAGTTCCCACATGGGTGGCACTATGAGGCTGGGCGCTTATCCCTGTACACTCAAGGAGGGGACTAATGCGTACAGGGCATATGGAGTGAAAGAGATATCAGAGAGGCACCGCCACAGGTATGAATTCAACAATGCCTACCGGGGAATCCTCACGAGACATGGTCTGAAAATAAGCGGTCTCAGTCCTGACGAGGAGCTTGTCGAAATCATTGAAATTGAGGACCATCCATGGTTCCTCGGCTGCCAGTTCCATCCTGAATTCAAGTCACGGCCGACAGATCCCCATCCTCTTTTCAGGGAATTTATCGGAGCTGCATTGCGCGAGAAGAGATCGTTGTTCCCGCATATGGAAGTGAACAGAGAAGAAAAAAGCAGGGGTGTTTAGGTGGCAATGGACGGAATACCCGTCTCCGATGCCATACTCGGCGGCGATAACAATCCCCTGTTTATTATTGCTGGCCCGTGTGTGATCGAGAATGAAGATGTAGTATTTCACTCTGCGGAGATGCTCCGCGAAATGTGTGCCCGTGAAGGTCTTCCCCTGTTGTTCAAGAGTTCCTATGACAAGGCAAACCGGACATCTGTGTCTTCATTCAGGGGGCCGGGAATAGAAAAGGGATTAAGAATCCTTATGGATGTGAAAAGCAGATTTCATATCCCTGTCATCGCAGATGTCCATTCTGTCGAAGAAGTCAGGCCGGCTGCGGAAGTGCTGGATATGATCCAGATACCCGCTCTCCTGTGCAGGCAGACAGACCTTATTCTGGCGGCAGCGAATTCCGGAAAACCGGTCAATATCAAAAAGGGACAGTTTATTGCCCCCTGGGATGTACGGAACATCATCGACAAATTTGTCTCAACAGGGAACAGGAATCTCTTTATCACAGAAAGAGGGACATCTTTTGGATACAATAATCTTGTGGTAGATTTCAGAGGGATTCCGATCATACGGTCATTCGGATTCCCTGTTATCTTCGACGTTACCCACAGTCTTCAGCTTCCCGGAGGAAAAGGAACGTCATCCGGAGGGCAGAGGGAATTCGCAGAACCCCTCGCAAGGGCAGCAGTTGCAACCGGTGTGGACGGACTGTTTATGGAAGTGCATCCTGACCCGGAAAAGGCGTTGTGCGACGGGCCGAATATGATAAGGCTTTCAGAACTTCAGACATTGCTGAAAACTGTCAAAGCCATCGACAGTCTGGTGAAAAAACGGTCAGTTAATTGAACCAATATTCCATTCCCTGAAAACGAAAATCTGTTATGATATCCGGGTTGTGCTAACATACTGCTATGGTCAGAAGAAAACTAGAAAACCGCCGGAAAAAGACACAATCAGAGGATAATATCATACATGTTGCCAGACAGGTCCTCGAGACAGAGGCCGCCGCAGTCCGTTCTCTTGCAAAGCGCCTGAACAGCAGTTTTGAAAAAACTGTTGATCTGGTGTTCTCCTGCAGGGGAAGAGTAGTCGTATCAGGCATGGGCAAGTCTGGACTGGTCGGAAAGAAAATAGCCGCAACCCTCGCTTCCACCGGCACGCCGGCATTTTTTCTCCATCCTGCCGAGGCAAGCCATGGTGACCTTGGAATGGTAACCGAACGGGATATCGTTATCGCCATTTCGAACAGCGGGGAGACCGCGGAACTTGTCGGACTGATACCCTTTTTGAAAAGATACCGTGTAAAGCTGATTTCTATGACCG includes these proteins:
- a CDS encoding MOSC domain-containing protein, with amino-acid sequence MKGKIVSVNISDRKGVRKRPVKGAMIKKDFGIEGDAHASSEWHRQVSLLAMESIRKMQALGLKVNPGDFAENITTEGIDLLKLPIGTKMTIGKQIEVEVSQIGKKCHTRCEIYKKAGDCVMPKEGIFVKVLRGGKVREGDEIIIRSTQ
- the metK gene encoding methionine adenosyltransferase, with the translated sequence MLGNNYFFTSESVTEGHPDKIADQISDAILDSIIIQDPYARVACETLVTTGLAFVAGEITTKCYVEIPDIVRSTIRDIGYTRAKYGFDYETCAVITSIHGQSSDIALGVDIGGAGDQGLMFGYACSETEELMPLPILLAHKLSMKLSEVRKTDVLGYLRPDGKTQVTVEYRNGKPLRVDSIVVSTQHSPEVTLKEIKEDVVEKVIKPTVPPELLDEERIKYFVNPTGRFVIGGPMGDTGLTGRKIIVDSYGGVGSHGGGCFSGKDPSKVDRSGSYMARYIAKNIVAAGIAERVQVQIAYAIGVPEPVSVLAETYGTGKIPQEKIVDLIRKHFNLTPQGMIDTLNLRRPIFKKTAAYGHFGRNDPDFTWETTDKADTLRKEAGL
- the ahcY gene encoding adenosylhomocysteinase, with amino-acid sequence MVKHDVKDIAFAKKGKLRIEWAAQEMPVLKSIAERFGKEKPLKGLRLSACLHVTTETANLMETLKAGGAEVALCASNPLSTQDDVAASLVKFSHIPVFAVKGENNKTYYKHISDALSFAPHITMDDGADLVSTLHKSRKDLLKGIIAGTEETTTGVIRLKAMAEKGVLKYPIIAVNDAYTKYMFDNRYGTGQSTIDGIMRATNRLLAGAVFVVSGYGWCGKGIAMRAKGMGARVIITETNPLRALEATMDGFEMMPVKEAAKIGDIFVTATGDIDVISKECFSVMKNGAILSNSGHFNVEISIHELKKMSKKRRMIREFVEEFTLKNNRKIYLLGEGRLINLASAEGHPSSVMDMSFANQALCAEYIARNYPKLAKKVYSVPEEIDKKIALLKLRAMGIKIDTLTPGQQHYLESWEMGT
- a CDS encoding site-2 protease family protein — translated: MEFSEIARHIIISAFPILIAIVFHELSHGFVANKLGDPTAKMMGRLTLNPLAHIDPIGTVLMPLMLIIFTNGQFVFGYAKPVPINPMNFRNPKRDMAISAAAGPVTNILLAIASLFVLKLILAPMSLILPDAISSSVMTPLIMIFRSSIIINVVLAAFNMIPIPPLDGGRVLIGFLPYKQAVSFSKIEPFGFIIVIFMIMTGLTNYFVLPLVNLFLRLLQLF
- the trpS gene encoding tryptophan--tRNA ligase codes for the protein MKKYRVLSGMQSSGRVHLGNLVGALSNWVKLQEQYDCYYFVADWHSLTTGYADPSSIKESTKDLLVNFLAVGLDPDKCTIFIQSRVLEHAELHLLLSMITPVGWLERVPTYKEKQQELKDKDLSTYGFLGYPLLQTADIIIYRAKYVPVGIDQVPHLEISREIARRFNNLYKEIFPEPEALLTEFPKVPGTDGRKMSKSYDNAIYLSDSPKEVEQKIRTMVTDPARVKKTDPGNPDLSPVYQLHKVFSSLEECEEVASGCRTAGIGCIDCKKILIKNVFRVMEPIWAKRDELLNTPDRLLDVVHRGTEKAGKAAAETMRIVREAIGLY
- a CDS encoding cytochrome c biogenesis protein CcdA, yielding MNDISFTLAFLAGILSFLSPCVLPLIPSYVSFITGISFTDLTVGSDRKRIRYVTMTNSAAFIAGFSTVFIALGISSSAIGQFLFMYLDFLRIIGGALIIVFGLFIAGFLKIGFFLPEKKIRLSGKPAGYIGTFLVGMTFAAGWSPCIGPILGTILVYAGSKGSALYGVQLLAVYSLGLALPFFISAVAMNMFLSYSSRIAKHMRVIMVISGLLLIIFGIMLLTDQIRVIGRLFPDLGIKL
- the kdsA gene encoding 3-deoxy-8-phosphooctulonate synthase, yielding MDGIPVSDAILGGDNNPLFIIAGPCVIENEDVVFHSAEMLREMCAREGLPLLFKSSYDKANRTSVSSFRGPGIEKGLRILMDVKSRFHIPVIADVHSVEEVRPAAEVLDMIQIPALLCRQTDLILAAANSGKPVNIKKGQFIAPWDVRNIIDKFVSTGNRNLFITERGTSFGYNNLVVDFRGIPIIRSFGFPVIFDVTHSLQLPGGKGTSSGGQREFAEPLARAAVATGVDGLFMEVHPDPEKALCDGPNMIRLSELQTLLKTVKAIDSLVKKRSVN
- the kdsB gene encoding 3-deoxy-manno-octulosonate cytidylyltransferase, with the translated sequence MTAIVIIPARYDSTRFPGKPLYPLKGLPVIQHVYENAMRARLASEVLVATDSETIFERVLSFGGKAVMTDRKHPSGTDRIAEVAAGLDYDIIVNVQGDEPLIRPEMINEVITLLNDEKASIGTLVKKIEDPAQITDPNIVKVVFDSRNFAIYFSRAPIPFCRDEWKSLDHISMARYHDNAHIKVFKHIGIYSYRREVLLSLARMAPTALESIEKLEQLRALENGMAIKIKETFFETYGVDTPEDLERVEQWLNTSL
- a CDS encoding CTP synthase yields the protein MAKYIFVTGGVVSALGKGIAAAATGALLEAKGLKVTLQKLDPYINVDPGTLSPFQHGEVFVTDDGAETDLDLGHYERFTSIRTSQLNNYTTGKIYYNVITKERRGDYLGETVQVIPHLTDEIKRAIKSASNGYDVVIVEIGGTIGDIESLPFLEAIRQFRYDVGRENVLYIHLTLIPYIKTAGEIKTKPTQHSVKEFREIGIQPDIVLCRTEWPLPPDVKKKIAIHCNLEVDAVISAKDVDTIYEVPLDFHNEGLDYLISRKFSLNPSEPDLSLWKDIIRKIKEPKHEVTIAIVGKYTGLKDSYKSLIEALTHGGIANDTRVNLKWIDSEEIEILGPERYLSDAGGILVPGGFGYRGIEGKVKAINYAREKKMPFFGICLGMQCAVIEFARNACGLPANSTEFDLNTKDPVIYLMERWYDFRKERVEVRSESSHMGGTMRLGAYPCTLKEGTNAYRAYGVKEISERHRHRYEFNNAYRGILTRHGLKISGLSPDEELVEIIEIEDHPWFLGCQFHPEFKSRPTDPHPLFREFIGAALREKRSLFPHMEVNREEKSRGV
- a CDS encoding MogA/MoaB family molybdenum cofactor biosynthesis protein, with product MITVAVLTISDKGARGEREDLSGPSIQDMLKGIKAEVRYAEILPDEKELIKKKLLHYSKEVDLIFTTGGTGLSPRDVTPEATLEVIEKEVPGIAEAMRTEGLKKTRRAMLSRAVAGVRGTSLIINLPGSPRAVQESLTAIIDVIPHALEKLKGDPSECGTP